From Bombina bombina isolate aBomBom1 chromosome 1, aBomBom1.pri, whole genome shotgun sequence:
gggatgagctgacaggctagtggaaaatcccagtgtagtgtagcagcaacaatgttgcaaagtgaggggaggtcttaggctcacctaatataaacgaagttctggaacaatctggcctcttccacctgggattttgcaaggagaaagttttgccattcttcaagcgaaaatgtctagatctaagagaagtgctgcggtgcccattcgcttcagggagtcccctgggagatccttgaggagtgcacctgtaattgaagaggaggatgaggatgtggtgccaccaactccggaGAAAACAAGGCCAGTATCATCTGCTTTAACTCCTAATGTTGTGGTCTCTAACCCCCCAGCCCCTGAACTTGCACCCGCCGGGCCCGGTACTGTGATGGTTGcgggacaggcgggtgcagtgagcgctggcccatccggcctagacacggctttggaggcaggcctgggggcccttacggcctccggaatgtcgccggaggcggcggcggccatagtgggcatgtttaaggccctCACGGCCGCCGTTCTGCCTCCGGTGGCAAGCCGGGTGGAACCGGGGCCTACCGCCCCTCATTATCCCCCTCAATTGGGCCGGGGGCCTGGGGACCCTCATCAGGCAGggcccagtatggtaaatcatccggccgggtccctagggcccggcacggatgcctcattggtggctcagtcggttaCTGGAGCGGGGCCTGCGGGTCCTCGCCCACTCACCGGACCGCCgctatcattggtggctcagtcggagcctgcaactaccagtgcaggctccggttgcggccttgcgtccgccgcgtccatttccggccggtcaggtgacacgcgtgacgtcacttccggcgccgcggTAGTCACACGGCCGGAACCTGGATCAGAGCGGCACATCCAGCGAGCGcgcaagaggcctagccgggtactctccacaggtgaggggggagtatccgggcgggCCTGCTCCGCTGCGCGACACTCTGCAATAGCTAGCAATGCAAACAGAGCAAGTCCCTTACAGAGAGGCCGCGGCGCGCAGAGAGGGAGGCTCAGGGGTTCCAGTGTTAGCAAGCAGGCTTATGGGAGAGCTAGAAGCGCATTGCTGGAGCGCCAGTGGTATCACAGGGGGGGTGCCAGCAGCAACTATGTACCCCAAACAAGGGTGAATGCGCCCACTGATGGGGCACAGGGCGAGTCGCTAGGCACAATAACTGCAGGGGTCCAAGGGGGCAAAGGGCTTGTTGCGGCAGGTGCTCAGAACGTTCATTCAGTCAGGGAGCGTGTGGTCAGAGAATCCCCCTATGTGGCAGGGCCAGcgaatgaatggagtggtgatatgaatgacgagagggctagaggggtcccagacagggccgggggcagtacttctaccccgattgggggcggcagtcaagggggacacacggctggcctggatactcccctctcgtttgtttctcccccacaggacatggtgcctacaccgcagaggacagagggcccgggtacaacgggagtaggactatctgtacagccagcaggcggatcagtggcagctgcaccaggaacatctaccccgtcaacatcggcagttggtgagagaaatgtatttaatttgtcacgcattactgacaccgactatagcactgattcagactcagatggtgggaagaaattagggcttaacagtaaggggcagcgtcgcatgttcaaaatgttaaggctattggtggctgagcgtaatcaggctagaggtttaggtaaCATGGAGCAGGCTGCGCCGTTAGCGGGGCAAAGCACGGCGACAATATCCAAGGGCAGTGGCCAGGGAAGCGAGAGCGTTGCGCAGCTGCAGGACATGTCAGTCAGTACCAGGAgggtggcattgcagggagactcttatccctgcaagatCCACTGCCTTCATGCACATCTCAAGCCCAAGACGGTACAAAAAATCCGCGATCAtaaatacgtcaatatgttcgagctgtcccttgaggcgcagcgagataaagagcgtagtgaggatgggactgggccaaagaagatccagcgcccagatacatttgaggagtggaggaagtgctttagggtattctcctcctgctacatcgaacagaggccggaggccgcggtcgatgtaattaagtacgcggaaatcattgaatgtatctataatagatatggggaaggcatgtggcgtgcttatgatagcgaatttaggcggaagatggtcgataacccggtcttgaactttggggtaaaagacttggacctgtggtccctgctcataccggaaaaggggggggcaggagctcccttgctgcggtcagggccccagaggccaacgggccccatcaagcggagaggcagggagtgctggaaatacaatgagaagcagtgtgacaaaggagcttcctgttcctttcggcacgcttgcatgtactgcagcggtcaacacccaggtgttgaatgcccgaagcggagggacggaggagctttccgtggggcaaaatcggggggggctggacaaaagggctccaacacccctgaagctggacgccattagaccttggctggcggcctacccagacagggtgtcggctgccaacctactagcggggattggcgaaggtttcaagataccaacattggggttggtaatggggtcctcgtcgcacaagaatctgaagtcggcttacgaaatgccgggtgaagttagggcgaaactgagcaaagaaattgctctgggaagatttgctggtccatttgaccaacctcccatccctgacctagttatttcccctttaggggtggttcccaaaaaggaaccagggaagttccgcctgattcagcatttgtcctacCCGAAAGGGGGTTCTGTCAATGACGCAATAGACCCAAtgataagctcggtgtcttaccaatcgtttgaccaggcgttggaattagtgttggcggcgggtccgggcgcgctgctagccaaaatggacatcgaatctgcctttcggttactccccatacacccagcgtctttcagactgatggggtgtaaattcgaggggaattattttgtagacaaatgtttgcccatgggttgctcgctatcgtgtgcttattttgaagagtttagctcattcttgcactgggccatcatcACGGAGGCCGGcgggggaatagtcgctcattatctggac
This genomic window contains:
- the LOC128646897 gene encoding translation initiation factor IF-2-like — encoded protein: MSRSKRSAAVPIRFRESPGRSLRSAPVIEEEDEDVVPPTPEKTRPVSSALTPNVVVSNPPAPELAPAGPGTVMVAGQAGAVSAGPSGLDTALEAGLGALTASGMSPEAAAAIVGMFKALTAAVLPPVASRVEPGPTAPHYPPQLGRGPGDPHQAGPSMVNHPAGSLGPGTDASLVAQSVTGAGPAGPRPLTGPPLSLVAQSEPATTSAGSGCGLASAASISGRSGDTRDVTSGAAVVTRPEPGSERHIQRARKRPSRVLSTGEGGVSGRACSAARHSAIASNANRASPLQRGRGAQRGRLRGSSVSKQAYGRARSALLERQWYHRGGASSNYVPQTRVNAPTDGAQGESLGTITAGVQGGKGLVAAGAQNVHSVRERVVRESPYVAGPANEWSGDMNDERARGVPDRAGGSTSTPIGGGSQGGHTAGLDTPLSFVSPPQDMVPTPQRTEGPGTTGVGLSVQPAGGSVAAAPGTSTPSTSAVVGGAGRSIRHLVRASLAQNTWRAYSQHWGEWVSYCYAQGAAPERVSRDLFLEWLAEKHGQGTSKGAISNRIAAISFFCNMLEWPNITKGFLVKQVIKGWGRLEGRAKDAREPVTFCRLARLVDAIEGICVEPGERELFQCVFSLAFFAALRPGELVATSKDAINTGMQLAHVKLAGDNLLLFIPHSKTDQEGKGVWITLTPSASGVCPVVSTRAYMAQRPRAPAQFLVHSDGSNLSRYQFAAVLRKVALAAGLGKCRITPHSFRIGAATSAAALGWKGDRIQKLGRWRSQCYKSYVRPPAEA